CTTCCGTACCTTATCTGCTGACGACATCTCGGCGTATATCGCCAGTGGTGAGCCGATGGATAAAGCCGGGGCTTATGGGATTCAGGGACTGGGTGGCAACTTTGTCCGCAAAATTAATGGAAGCTATCACGCTGTAGTGGGGCTGCCGCTGGTTGAAACGGCTGAGTTGTTCAGCCAGTTTCAGTCACTGCGTGAGGTAAGGGAACAACATGACCGCTGAACTGCTGGTAAATATCACCCCTTCAGAGACCCGCGTTGCCTATATTGATGGCGGCATCCTGCAGGAAATTCATATTGAGCGCGAAGCGCGTCGTGGCATCGTGGGCAATATCTATAAAGGCCGCGTCAGTCGTGTTCTTCCCGGTATGCAGGCGGCGTTTGTCGATATTGGCCTGGAGAAAGCCGCCTTCCTCCATGCTTCCGATATCATGCCTCATACCGAGTGCGTGGCGGGAGATGAGCAGAAAAATTTCTCGGTGCGCGATATTTCGGAGCTGGTCCGTCAGGGGCAGGACCTGGTGGTTCAGGTGGTCAAAGATCCGCTGGGCACCAAAGGCGCACGTTTAACAACAGATATCACGTTGCCATCCCGTTATCTGGTATTTATGCCGGGCGCTTCACACGTAGGGGTTTCCCAGCGTATTGAAAGTGAAGCCGAGCGCGATCGTCTTAAAAAAGTGGTTTCTTCTTACTGCGATGAGCTGGGCGGCTACATTATTCGTACCGCCGCAGAAGGGGTGGGCGAAGTGGAGCTGGCTTCCGATGCCGCCTTCCTGAAAAGATTGTGGACGAAGGTCATTGAACGCCGTAAACGCAATCAAACCCGCTGCCGCCTTTACGGTGAAGTGGCGTTGTCTCAGCGTATCCTGCGTGATTTTGCCGGTGCCGCTCTGGATCGTATCCGGATAGATTCCCGCCTGACTTATGAGCATCTGGTGGAGTTCACCAGCGAATATATTCCGGAGATGACAGACAAGCTTGAGCTGTATACCGGTAAGCAGCCAATTTTCGATCTGTTTGATGTGGAAAATGAAATCCAGCGCTCACTGGATCGTAAGGTCGAGCTGAAGTCCGGGGGATATCTGATCATCGATCAAACCGAAGCCATGACCACCATCGACATCAATACCGGCGCTTTTGTTGGCCACCGCAATCTCGACGAGACCATTTTCAACACCAATATTGAAGCGACTCAGGCTATCGCCCGTCAGCTGCGTTTGCGTAACCTCGGCGGCATTATCATCATCGATTTTATCGACATGACCAACGAAG
This genomic window from Erwinia sp. E_sp_B01_1 contains:
- the rng gene encoding ribonuclease G encodes the protein MTAELLVNITPSETRVAYIDGGILQEIHIEREARRGIVGNIYKGRVSRVLPGMQAAFVDIGLEKAAFLHASDIMPHTECVAGDEQKNFSVRDISELVRQGQDLVVQVVKDPLGTKGARLTTDITLPSRYLVFMPGASHVGVSQRIESEAERDRLKKVVSSYCDELGGYIIRTAAEGVGEVELASDAAFLKRLWTKVIERRKRNQTRCRLYGEVALSQRILRDFAGAALDRIRIDSRLTYEHLVEFTSEYIPEMTDKLELYTGKQPIFDLFDVENEIQRSLDRKVELKSGGYLIIDQTEAMTTIDINTGAFVGHRNLDETIFNTNIEATQAIARQLRLRNLGGIIIIDFIDMTNEDHRRRVLHSLEQGLSKDRVKTGIHGFSQLGLVEMTRKRTRESIEHVLCQDCPVCKGRGTLKTVETVCYEIMREIVRVHHAYDSDRFLVYVSPAVGEALKTDESHALAEVEIFVGKQVKVQVEPLYTQEQFDVVMM